The Nitrosomonas cryotolerans ATCC 49181 genome includes a window with the following:
- a CDS encoding ABC transporter permease codes for MLTNTLEGTLNSLDFEIIGIFQSFSNDYDARAVRIPLAAAQELLSTQGINAFVISLKETNDTERVATRLKSQLDSAGLEVKTWVELNDFYEKTVEMYKGQFGALQLIILIMVVLSVANSVNMSIFERMGEFGTMMALGNQGSQVFRLIISESTVLGLIGSSLGVGIGVLLAWVISAIGIPMPPPPNADIGYIAQIQIVPSVLLLSFMMGLGATVLAACLPARLVSRTPIVDALRQNF; via the coding sequence GTGCTGACCAATACGCTTGAAGGTACATTGAACAGTTTAGATTTCGAGATAATCGGCATATTCCAGAGCTTTTCTAATGATTACGATGCGCGTGCCGTTAGGATTCCGCTGGCTGCTGCTCAAGAATTACTCAGCACACAAGGGATTAATGCCTTTGTCATCTCACTGAAGGAAACAAACGATACCGAACGCGTCGCAACCAGACTAAAAAGCCAACTGGATTCTGCCGGGCTGGAAGTCAAAACCTGGGTTGAATTAAACGACTTTTATGAAAAGACCGTAGAAATGTATAAAGGACAATTTGGCGCCCTACAGCTAATTATCCTGATCATGGTTGTGCTAAGCGTTGCAAATAGCGTTAATATGAGTATCTTTGAGCGGATGGGGGAATTTGGCACGATGATGGCATTAGGCAATCAAGGTAGTCAGGTATTCCGCCTCATCATTAGCGAAAGCACCGTACTCGGGCTCATTGGCAGCAGTCTCGGTGTGGGAATAGGTGTACTACTGGCATGGGTTATCTCAGCTATAGGCATCCCTATGCCACCACCACCGAATGCTGATATTGGCTATATAGCTCAGATCCAGATCGTTCCCTCTGTATTACTATTATCTTTTATGATGGGTTTAGGTGCAACAGTTCTAGCAGCCTGTCTTCCAGCCAGGCTGGTTTCTCGCACACCAATTGTCGATGCATTGCGACAAAATTTCTGA
- a CDS encoding ABC transporter permease: MFRFTLRNIIRQKAHTAMILAAIICGVVGTILAGGWVHDIFIKLGEALIHSQSGHLQIYMKGYHEAGSRTPEKYLISEPNAIRQQIITLPEIDSVMARLNFSGLLNNGRSDLPIIGEGVEPDLEAKLGSAITITAGRQLVDTDVFGMILGQGVARGYD, translated from the coding sequence ATGTTTAGATTTACGTTGCGCAACATCATTCGTCAAAAAGCACATACCGCCATGATACTGGCAGCTATTATTTGCGGTGTAGTGGGTACTATCCTTGCTGGCGGCTGGGTGCATGATATCTTTATAAAACTGGGTGAAGCACTGATTCACTCACAATCAGGGCACTTGCAGATCTACATGAAAGGGTATCATGAAGCCGGCTCACGTACGCCGGAAAAATATCTGATTTCAGAGCCGAACGCAATCCGGCAGCAAATCATCACGTTACCCGAGATAGACAGTGTTATGGCACGCCTGAATTTCTCAGGCCTGCTTAACAATGGACGCAGTGATTTACCCATTATCGGCGAGGGTGTAGAACCCGATCTGGAGGCAAAGCTTGGAAGCGCCATTACGATAACGGCAGGGCGCCAGCTAGTCGATACAGATGTCTTTGGGATGATACTTGGGCAGGGAGTTGCCCGGGGTTACGATTAA
- a CDS encoding ABC transporter permease gives MRILWLDFLLALRNIVRQKRRSAIALGSIVFGIVALVLASGFIEFISWDFRESTIKSHLGHLQIVRPDYHAEGKANPNAFLLPDTIPEFDIPNEPPHITTITPRLSFSGLISYGESTLSFIGDGVDPEKQAVFENELLISSEENLSADNPMQIIIGTGLARNLGVNVGDQIVLLVNTVSGGINAIEVTIQGLFSTVTKSYDDNALRLPIETARQLLRTQGSHSWVILLADTAQTDVILTQLRNQLPPDKFEIVPWYELADFYHKTMALFAKQVQAIKVIIAFIILLSISNTMMISVMERIGEIGTIMALGVKRSGVIRLFLSEGILLGCIGGLLGLALSLLLAHIISDIGIPMPPPPGMSYGYTGEILVTQNIALESLILVVSTTIIASFYPAWKASRMQIVDALRHNR, from the coding sequence ATGCGAATACTTTGGCTAGATTTTCTATTGGCACTCCGCAATATCGTACGCCAAAAGCGCCGGAGTGCTATTGCCTTGGGTTCGATTGTATTTGGGATCGTCGCTCTAGTCCTGGCCAGCGGATTCATAGAATTTATATCGTGGGATTTTCGCGAATCCACAATCAAATCACACCTGGGCCATCTGCAAATCGTGCGGCCAGATTATCATGCCGAAGGAAAAGCCAACCCCAATGCTTTCCTCCTGCCAGATACCATCCCTGAATTCGACATACCAAACGAGCCACCCCACATTACGACCATCACTCCACGGCTTTCCTTTAGCGGCCTAATCAGCTATGGCGAGTCAACACTTTCATTTATCGGTGATGGCGTGGATCCGGAAAAACAGGCCGTCTTTGAAAATGAACTCCTTATTTCATCAGAAGAAAATCTCTCTGCTGATAATCCGATGCAGATTATTATTGGCACGGGGCTGGCTCGCAATCTCGGGGTGAATGTAGGCGACCAGATTGTGCTCCTGGTCAATACCGTATCGGGAGGCATTAATGCGATTGAAGTGACTATTCAGGGGCTCTTCTCTACAGTCACAAAATCCTATGACGATAATGCACTCCGGTTACCTATCGAAACGGCTCGACAATTACTGCGCACACAAGGTTCACATAGCTGGGTGATATTGTTAGCTGATACCGCACAAACCGATGTCATACTGACACAGTTACGTAACCAATTGCCACCCGACAAATTTGAAATCGTGCCATGGTATGAACTGGCTGATTTTTATCACAAGACGATGGCACTTTTTGCCAAACAGGTTCAGGCAATCAAAGTAATCATCGCCTTTATTATTTTGCTCAGCATCTCCAATACCATGATGATCAGCGTAATGGAACGAATTGGTGAGATAGGTACTATCATGGCACTTGGCGTAAAACGCAGCGGCGTGATACGTTTATTCCTAAGCGAGGGCATTCTGCTGGGCTGTATTGGTGGCCTGCTTGGTTTGGCGCTCAGCTTACTGCTAGCCCATATCATCTCCGATATCGGCATCCCGATGCCCCCTCCTCCAGGAATGAGCTATGGTTATACTGGAGAGATTCTAGTTACCCAGAACATCGCACTGGAATCGCTGATACTCGTTGTGAGTACAACAATAATCGCCAGTTTTTATCCTGCCTGGAAAGCGTCGAGGATGCAGATTGTCGATGCATTAAGGCACAATCGATAG
- a CDS encoding ThiF family adenylyltransferase, with the protein MESGFSYETAFSRNIGWVTQAEQQTLRKKRVAIGGLGGVGGFHLLALARLGIGVFHLADFDTFDLANFNRQAGATLSTLGQDKLAVMIRQARDINPELEIKAFSDGVTADNLEEFLDGVDIYVDGLDFFAFKARQQVFNACELKGIPAVTAAPLGMGVAVLNFLPGGMSFNDYFRLEDGPEIEKPLRFLMGLAPARLQMDYLVDPATVDLAGQKGPSTIMACQLCAGVAATEVLKILLNRGPVRAAPRGYHFDPYCKKLARTWRPGGNRNPLQRLAITIAKRKLDL; encoded by the coding sequence ATGGAATCCGGGTTTAGCTATGAAACTGCATTCTCGCGTAATATCGGCTGGGTAACTCAGGCTGAGCAACAGACGTTGCGTAAAAAACGTGTCGCTATTGGGGGATTGGGAGGCGTTGGCGGTTTTCATTTGTTGGCATTAGCCAGACTGGGGATTGGTGTTTTTCATCTGGCTGATTTTGATACTTTCGATCTGGCTAATTTTAACCGACAGGCGGGCGCTACTTTAAGTACGCTGGGTCAGGATAAACTTGCGGTGATGATTCGCCAGGCGCGGGACATTAATCCTGAGCTTGAAATCAAAGCATTTTCCGATGGGGTGACGGCCGACAATCTGGAAGAGTTCCTGGATGGCGTGGATATTTATGTTGATGGCCTGGATTTCTTCGCTTTCAAAGCTCGTCAACAGGTTTTTAATGCTTGCGAGTTAAAAGGTATTCCTGCTGTCACTGCTGCGCCGCTGGGGATGGGTGTAGCGGTGCTTAATTTTCTACCTGGGGGTATGAGTTTCAATGATTATTTTCGCTTAGAGGATGGTCCCGAGATAGAAAAACCCCTGCGCTTCCTGATGGGGCTGGCTCCGGCACGTTTACAAATGGATTATCTGGTCGATCCTGCAACAGTCGATCTGGCCGGACAAAAGGGCCCATCCACGATAATGGCCTGCCAGCTTTGTGCTGGCGTTGCGGCAACTGAAGTTTTAAAGATCCTTCTAAATCGTGGCCCTGTCCGGGCGGCACCCAGAGGATATCATTTTGATCCCTACTGCAAGAAACTCGCTCGCACGTGGCGCCCGGGCGGTAACCGGAATCCTCTACAGCGTCTCGCAATTACGATTGCTAAACGAAAACTGGATTTATAA